Proteins encoded by one window of Blautia argi:
- a CDS encoding lysophospholipid acyltransferase family protein: MKRILLMVAYNILLVPVMWFKLCYYAKHTEKYTEEERYKMLRFIDRRAIKGGRIVIDIHGQENIPEKDGFMFFPNHQGLFDVLAIMQACPRPFSVVMKKEVQNIPFLKQVFACMKAYAIDREDVRQSMKVIQQVAKEVESGRNYLIFPEGTRTKNPNAVHEFKGGSFKSATKAKCPIVPVALIDSYKSFDTKSIEKIKVQVHILKPMLYEEYKDMKTVEIAAEVKQRIEHVIQEYEGK; this comes from the coding sequence GTGAAAAGAATATTACTCATGGTGGCATACAACATTTTGCTGGTGCCTGTTATGTGGTTTAAATTGTGCTATTACGCAAAGCATACGGAAAAATATACAGAAGAAGAACGGTACAAAATGCTTCGTTTCATTGACCGGCGCGCGATTAAGGGAGGGCGTATTGTCATTGATATTCACGGGCAGGAAAATATTCCCGAAAAGGACGGATTTATGTTTTTTCCAAATCATCAGGGACTGTTTGATGTACTTGCCATTATGCAGGCGTGTCCCAGACCTTTTTCCGTGGTTATGAAAAAAGAGGTGCAGAATATTCCTTTTCTGAAGCAGGTTTTTGCCTGTATGAAGGCATATGCCATTGACCGGGAGGACGTAAGACAGTCTATGAAGGTCATTCAGCAGGTAGCAAAGGAAGTGGAGTCCGGGCGCAATTATCTGATTTTCCCAGAGGGAACCAGAACGAAAAATCCTAATGCTGTTCACGAGTTTAAGGGAGGCAGCTTTAAAAGCGCCACAAAGGCCAAATGCCCCATTGTGCCAGTGGCGCTGATTGATTCCTATAAGTCTTTTGATACCAAATCCATTGAGAAGATTAAGGTGCAGGTACATATTTTAAAGCCAATGCTTTATGAGGAATATAAGGACATGAAGACTGTAGAGATTGCTGCAGAGGTGAAGCAGCGTATTGAACATGTCATTCAGGAATATGAGGGAAAATAA